The genomic stretch AATGGGGAGCTGGGATAGCTGTGGATGTCCTGTGTGACATGGACTGGAGAACTCTCAAGGGATTTGACTGGTCCACCAGATTGAGGCTCTTCTGGGCTCAGACTGCGCAGCTGGAAGTCATCATCCATGGGGATGTAGGGAGCTAACATCTCCAGATCTAAATCTTCCATTGCCTTAAGGGGAGAAACAAGATCAAATGAATCAGACTTTTCAGAATTAATCAACCTTTTACTGTATTGGATAATTAACTTgatttaaatacagtaaaatctACAGTATGTCCTGGTATTATTACCTGTGTGTTGAAGGGGGTCTTGGGCTCTGTATCAATGGCAAACAGCTTCTCGACCAAGTCTAGTTTGAAATCTGAGCTCATCTCTGAGTCCATGGGGAAACAAAAGTCCAGCGGACTGTCAGCCTAAAGAGAAGAGAAGTCAAAAGGTCATTCCCTTCTCAGTACAATTAGTAAGTAAAGAAAGAAGTGCATTATCTAAATGTCAAAATCACAATAAGTCACACCATCTGACCTCTGTGGAGCTGTGGCTGGTCGATGTGGTGGATGTGGCTGGAGCATAGCTCTTAGCTTTGGCATCCTCAGAGCTGGTGGTAGTAACATGAAGAGGCTCGCTGGGCGGCAGAGGGTAAAGAGGCAGAGCCAGCTTGTCACTAGTGGAGGGAAGCATTACATCATTGTAGACAGGGACCTCCTTCAGTAGCTGGATCTCTGAATCTGTACCAGAAGACAGAGGGAGGTTTGAATTGCTTCAATCACCCAGGATATAAACTAGGATTTCTGCTGTGAAGAAGCtcaagtgtgtgtatatgaggcCACGAACCAGGGCAGCTAAAGTCCAGGGAGATGATGGTGTCTCCAGCAGCTGGGGCCAACAAGGTGAGGGCCTCTGGTTCTTCCTTCAACTGGTCATACAGGCTAGCAAGAGGCTGGGCCTCTACCGCCTGAGTGAACAGTTTGATCACATCCAGCTCTGGGCCCTTCTCCTCATCCTTTGGCAGGGTTAGAGACATGTCAGGCTGGCTGCTCTCAACCACAGCcttttcttcctccttcacTGGCTTCACATCCTCGATCTGCTCCAGAGACAAGATCTGTTTCTCCTCCTGGATGCCACTGTAACAGAGTTATGCAGCCGTAAGATTGAGTTTACGGAGTATTTTTGCAATGGCTCTGAAAATAACCACAAAAACACAGTCTGTAATCTGTTTTTTGTACAAGCCAGCTCTTTATCTATCTCACTAGGAAAACACATCAAATTGATTTATATGTTACAATTTCTTCTGAAAATACTCTTTGAAGAGCATTTATAGTACCTAAGCACAAAGttgacacagacaacacactgTGGCTGGGAGTTCTTGTTGTTGTAAATGACAGTGGCTTGTGTTTCCACCCACACAAAGCCTCCTCTCTTGGCCAACATCCGGTACTGGCCTGTGCTGACCTGGCCCTTTGCAAACACTAAGAGCAAAGAAAAGGGAATAGAGAAAAGATAGATTTAGACATTTGGTTAAAGGtttgaaaaagttttaaaatcaATGCGCTCTTGTTGTTCACGCTTACAGTTGTGGTGAGTCTTGGTAAGATGGTCTGAGTCCAGAGCATGATAGTACTCATATACAGAACGATTCAACAGGTCCTCTGGATCATAACCCATGAGCTCAGTGATCCTGgacaagcaacaacaacaaaaagaaatagATGAATTCTTTAATTGACACGCAGACTAGGCTTCTGTAGTATCTACAATAAACACTAGGTGGCTCTGTAGGACTATGCTAGTGAGATCTTTGGTAATAATAGCCAATGAAAAGTACTACACAGCTTGCTTAAGTCGCTGAATCTatccatgttaagctttttaatATTTACTCAGATGGGCAAACTCACCTCTCGTCACAATACGTGAACTTCATGTCCATTGTATGGCGGCTGAGAAAGGTCTTGGTGTCCAGAGGGACCTCAATGTTGGAGGGGTGCTGGATGGGGTCACAGATCAAAACCAGGTAGGGGACAGGTGGCTCCTTGTGCCCGTTGGGAGTCTCCTCAGTGTGGCTGTCATAAACACGGACATGACCCGAGCAGTGGAGCACCTAGAGAGATGGAACAGGAATCACAACATTATTATAATTTCTAGACCCCAAGGACAGTAAACGTTTCCTAATGCAGCAGACACATAATTATCACTATTTGAGTTCTAGGTTCTCATGCTTACTCAACTCCTTTTTCATTTAAGTTCATAACCTATTCAAATGATGGCTACATCTAATGCAGACTTcctattatgtatatatgtcaatCAGACACTGATGGTTCAATTTGTATAAAGACCAGCATGATGGTCCATTTCCTTTGCACATTAGGTCATTGGATTACTGCTGAAGTAGACATCCGCTGTAATGCAGTCTGTATCTTTCACGTTTGTGCATTTGAACTCCATAGTTTTCTAATTATTCGCCAACAGGCCACCGTTATTCAGATAGGACTTCAACATcagcacattttaaaaatacttttatacTAAAATGATTACATGTACTTACTTTCTTACTCGCCATCTTACAGGCTGAGTGGGCCGTggcaaaaaacacaataactgTCATTACACAGTCTCATGTTATGACATGGCCTACAAGACCGACATTTACAcaatttctaaaatgttaataaaataaaagaataatataTTTCCAATTGTTGGATAttgttatttttccaaaatgttttctGAAATTTGATTGACATTACTAACAACCTCAGTGTTAAGCATACTTGCACATGATAGAagacaacaatgacaattacatTAATACTTATTacgtatatatacatattaagtATATACTAATATTAGTACTGTTTTTGATACATTTCTGGTAGAGCATTTCCTCACTGATTCCACTGCGGCCTACCTTCCATGTAGCTGATTTCACATTGACAGTGCGGCCCCTGCTCGTGAGAGTGCATTTCATTCGGAGGAAGAAGCTGCGCTCTGTGTTTGATTCCTTGGCCTTTTTGGGGCCTGAAATCACACCAACAGGAAGAGATGTtccatttcatttaattttttttcagttcCTTATTATAAACTTTTGACAAAAGTTGACATTTGCATTCTGAGGAGACATTAGTCTGTAAAGCACTGTAGTCAGCTATAGTAAGTTAAATAAAGTGGAGTTACCACCCCTTGTAACTGTGAAACTATAAAGTGCCTAGCATAAAAAGCAAATGTGGGCTCAAATGCATGGCATGCATTGATAACAAATTATGTTACGAAGCACATTTCAAAAGGAACAACTGGGACGCTTTAGCCTAATTATTTCACTTCAAAGTTTGACTGAGAAACTTAATTGAACTCAGTGGAAATTATACCATAAAAGAAACTAATTCAACCCACAAAGCAATGCTAAATTGTGTTGTGCAAGCAAAATGGGAAATGTGCCAGTGATGTAGCATACTATTCCAGTAATGTTTGAGTGTAAAGGTCCAAACACTTGCCAACTCTAATCACTTTGACCTCAGGACTGAAGTGGGAAAATAACTTGTTCTGACAGCCTCCAGGTTTGAATTTGCCAGCACAGAGTGGATTGGATTCAGTGTTGATTGGAGTACTGGCAGACCTGATACAGTGCTTGTGTGTGCCCAATTCTGTCAATTGGTGAGGTCTTATAATGTTACACTGCTCACTGTATTTATCCCTCACCTGTTTTGTAGACCAGCATCTCCCTCAGCTCGTCCTGGTCACAGGGATGTATGAAGTCAAACACACTGTGTCCAGTCAGGTCAAACTGCAGCAGAAAGAATGAGAACAGAGTGTAAGTTTTACCATTACCTTTTACCATGTACATGCAGCAATTTAGTTGTTCTTGGTAGACATTTTGTGGGGACTTCtaatttttttcaataaaaaggcctcatgtgtatgtgtctatttATTGGGCAGTATATGTGAAAACTTAACAGTaaccatattttattttctgctgtttCCCATGAACTTTTATGCTCTTTCCTCCATGGCCTTTTTTAATGTTGAGACACAGCAGGACCAACCTGTGCTAGCCCGAGGCACTTGTTGACATTCTCAGAGAGATAGATCATATCTCCGTCTTCAGACAGAACCACGAGAAAGCCCTCCAAAGCCTTTATGTAGGAGCCGTTTAGCTGTGTATCAAGCTCTGTTTCCTCCTCTGCCCTTGGCTTAGCTGGAAGAGATAACATAGAAGTGAGAAGAGATGAGACAAAAAGGAAGGtagggaaagaaaataaaaacacgaGGAAATTCATATGAAAAGTCTTTGTTTTCAAAAGAACATGTTTGCAGGGCAGGACACTGcgacacacataaaacacactacCCACATGTATATCTGCAAAGGGATCTATATGTGTATGTCTGAGTCCATTTCTTTAAGCAGCTGACTCAGTGTTTAGCCATCTATCTCTGTTTTCTCCAGTTTTCCTCTACATCTAAAAATGTCCTTTCCTTCCACCAAAAGatcatttacattattttaattgtagTTAATCAcagtgcaaaaaaacaaaacaatgaaaatgtaGTATCTGGAACTTTATCAAAACAATCCATTCTCAAGCTGCCTCTGACAATATAATGGAAATGTAATTATCACTGTGAGACCAGAACTTAATTGAAAAAATACAGATTGAGAGCCAAGCTTAACTGCCCACTGACAGGTACAACAacttagagctgggcaatatatcgatatcatgatacgagactagatatcgtcttagactttggatatcgtaatgtggcgtaagtgttgtcttttccggtttttaaaggctgcattacagtaaagtgatgtcattttctgtactTACCAGACTTTTccaactgttctattatttgcctttacccacttagtcattatatctacattactgacgattatttatcaaaaatctacAATATCACTGCGGTATCGATatatagaggtatttggtcaaaaatatcgtgatctttgattttctccatatcgcccaggcCTACAACAACTTCAGATACTGACCAGTGCTGAGCAGTTTTCTCATGCGCAGGTAGCTGATGATGAGCCTCATTATCGAGGCCTTGTCCAGGCTGGAGCTGACGCTGTGGGGCAGGGGCAGCTGCTGTGCCAGCTCATAGAACACCTCCGACTCCTTCCCACGCCGGCTTCGCGCTGCATCCCTTGACTTCTCCTTCCTCCGCTCCGAGCTCACCCTGCGGGAGAAAGGTGGTGGGTCAGCCACAACCTGATCACAAACTATGCACACTACAAGAGCGGACATTCCTCCTTCCCAACTGAGGGTGTGTACTAGTCTGGCCGGTCACTGGCCTGTAACTAGAGAGGCTGCAGCAGCTGGATTCTGCAACAAGCAAGCTCACAGCCAAGCTGCCGTCTGGACCGTCGTCAGACTCATTTACATACATGGCTATCTGCAACTGTCTTATTGGCTGCTGACCAAAAGAAATGGAGTCCGCCCCCTCAAAGTGATTGGATTGGAGGCTGAGCATggattctctctgtctcttggtGCACAGCCAAGCTACAGTGCGACACTAATCATCCTGACATTTAGGAGTCTGGCTGAACGGATCTACAGGGAAGCGAATGATAACTGACACTAACACAGagaacacatacaaacagagtGAGTGACACCTTCAAACACCAGGTCAAACAAatatcttttattatttttactgcTTACTGCTCATACTAGCCCCATATTAGATCAAGCATTTATCCAGGCAGTCACCAAGGTCCGACTCTCACCACACAGTAAACAAGATCTTAATACCTGgcagtattttaaaaaaaaaattaaataaaaaaaaggacacaATGATTGCAAGCCCCTATACaattttgtttgattgatttcTCACAATGGAAAAACCTTGTTTTTTAAGCTAAGCACTGATTTGAGTTTTAATTTGTATTGGTGAGCATGTGTAAAGCTCTCATGAGCACCAACATAAATACATTTGCTAAATTGGCAACATAATTGCAATAGTCAACCTGACTGCTGTTGACTTTATACTATTATCTCTATCACAACCACGAACTCATAACCTCAAATGCATTTAGACACTGGAGCAGCATCACAACAAAATAGATGGCAGTTCAAAAGTCCTTGACTTAACAATGTACACCTAATTGAAATTGATCCGTTTTGCACTCACAGCATTGACCAAGGCCATTTTGTTATTTAAGGCTCTCTAACAAGTAAATGGACAAGCTGACTGAAATCAGCCTACTGCGTATCAAATCACCTGGCAGTGTTGCAGACACTAGTAGTATGGAACACTTTTGGTATAAGACCAAAACTTTCCATTAAATACAGATTACAAAATAACTCCTCTGGGGTAAAACATCTGAGCGTGGCTTTTGTCTCTTGGGCAGTTCCAACTGACCTAAGCCTGAGGAAAACATCTGTTAGTCTGTAAATACATGAGGATTCTGTGTTGCGTAGGTGCCTTCCTACATAGTTGCATATAGCAAAAACCCCTAGTGCACTAGGGGGTGGGTGTTCAATCTGTACAGAAAATCAAAAGAAATTCAACCCATGTTGTCTCCTGGCCCAACCACAATTCTACTGGATATCTTTCCTTGTTTATCTAATCCCCATTTGATGACTTGGTGGTGTGTATACCAAAGTTTGTGTGTACTGTGatataaacattttttaacCCAGACTGCAAttacagctacaagtgtatacATTCAGTATTCATACCACACGTTTGCACATTTGCCATTACCATTGACAAATATTTACAATATCTTCGGTTAACCCCACAGGACATAGCCAGAATATAGCCAGAATATCTGGACATGATGAAAGCTGATTGCAGAGTTACGCAACCACTTCTGTATTGTTTGAACACATTTCCTTATTTTCAAGACTGACTTTTGGCTCCTACTGTAACAATCACCTTTAACCAATACTCATGTAAATAATTTATCATTACAAGGTGAAATTATCACAAAAGATTAAGAAGCCATTTTTGTACCCAGGAACACTGGGAAAGTCTTCTGGCTAAGCTTCTGCTTATCTAATGACAGATAAACGCCACACATTGTTATATAAACTGTGGTCCCATTGGATGCTATATGATTGATTAGTACAAGCCTGTATACAAATTGTTATTTTCTGTAGTGGCTGCACACCATTGTCTTACATGCCTTCATGCAAATCCTATTCAAATTAGGTTTAGCTGTAATATTTCACTTCGATACGTCTCCACTGAggtagggttgtgccgatggacgatatcatcgtccatcgtgatggctggccgacatcacgatggagagccaccatcgtgatgccacgccgccccccaccctgtcaaacacactaatcctagtcggGGGTGctggacaggaaattgacaagttcgtcggtcttaaactagcaaagacacaaagacaagacataggGCTCATTAAGCGGAAgctactttttccccctttacgtgcaaactatttgtgaaaaagaccatcgctttgagcagactggattggctgtagtgatacattctctctctccctgtcagttgtagctcgctctaccttatagtaacgttggacacagcggtctcgagtgagagataaaaaaacatggaacgctatcacactttcctttctctcttcattggactaagtttgtcgacactactctgtgcgtgcatcaataagtaagtctgaggtcctgtaggtacgggaggatgttatgcaggatttatgaatgtacgttagcaacagtaggccaATTCatgagggtgctattttatgtgtgagctaatattgcgcatctgttcatgtgcgctgcaagagttatgtttctgtttattgaatgagttattcagtgcaaacataaccgagaatgtagtttaaactcagtaatgatggtatattaggttattactgtcgctctgttgaaggcaaacgtcgcactgtactgtcgttacgcagatcacggacatctgattgactttactgcaccgtacttaagtgaaagtaggtcacgttgtaaaacctaccagctgggcaccatttacagagggcatttacatgtatgtgtaatcgtttctatgttaactgttggcccatagcaatagaaaaaaatatttatgtaaagagatatgcgctaccccccccccccctccccgacgacgatatcatcgtccatcacgatgttttactgtaaacatcgtcaactgcaaatttaggggacatcgcccaaccctacaCTGAGGGGTACAATACATACGAGAAAGCCTACATTTAACATGACAAACACTAGTGTCTGAGCCACTGTGTATTACTACAATACCAGGGGATttcagtaaagtaaagtaagtgATACTTATTTAAACGTACAGATCATAAAAGACAGTAAATTGTGAGAGCATAACCTTTTTTCACAGATTCCAATTTGAAAGAATACAGCTCATGATACAACAGTCTACTTTTGAGTCCTATTCAATACTACGATAATTAGTTATGAAAAAGTAATGTTTTCAAACTTACAAAAAGGGAAAATAAAACTGCTTTTATTCTTTAACATGAAACATgcaatgaaaacatgtcccttGATGTTGGCAAGCAGAGAGGCCAACGCCGTTACGTAACACTAATAACGCACATGGCCATGCACGCCCAGCAGTCCTCTGCTTGACATGTCTCGCGGCATGCACAatcacattttcagttgtgatagTTTTAATTAGACTTGTTCGGTTTTCTGAAAGAATCAGTGCTATTgtgcaaacaaaatgtattgGAGTCATTAACAGATGTATACAAGTGGATTGGAGATTAAgtgtacaataaaaaaatatcagcTTTGCCAATGCTACCAGAGTtggttgtgtattttgttactATGAGCTGACCTATTTTGCTAGAGAAATGTTCCAACTATCTGTCAGTCCTGTTAAGTGCAACAGTAAACACTGGCTTATGTATTATATAATCCAGTTCAGGGAAACACAACAACTAAAACCTCAACCCAATATGGCAAGAGAAGCAACACTGAAAATAAAACCCGTTTACAGAAGAATGAACCCTTAGCATGATGTTAATACATGAAGTGACGTTTTTGAGTCAGCATAAGAAGGGTCTCCCCTAAATTCCTTAGTATGATGCTATACAACATGCTTTAATATATTGTAGTGAGTGATGAAATCAATATTACACAATATTTTGGAAGTGGAATAATAGAGCCACAGTTCAGCATGATGGTGCAGTGATAGTGATGTAGCTACTCAATAAATAACCGATAATTTACATAAGTATAAATACTAGACTGACACATACTGGAAACTGAATGTACATTTTTGCTgacaatattaatatatttacagattattttatattaaattttTAATTTCCTTGGTAAAAACTGAAGTTTTTGTTTCATTCTGCTtagttttcattttgtaaaacTTTGGTGAAATGTTCCCCCCTGAGCCAGTTCCacttagggctgtgcaattaatcgaaattgaatcgtgattatgatttcgtcTCCCAATGATCGAGAagaacaattatttagctcattacgtttatTTTCTcatgttctgaatgaaaaaaaataaagtttcaatagaaaaagtcttaaggcaaatcgatacagcatagtatcacgatattttccgtggcaatactgtatcaatacacagacgccaagtattgatcttttattatataaattgcatatgagaatttaactttttagtaccagaataataaaaatcaattgcttaataaaataaaattgaagtgagatgaacaaacagaaatgtatcttttagatAAACAACAATAAACCAATGTTTATTGCATCTTATCTATTTAACCAATGCTAAGACTGGTGGAATAAATGTCTTGGGACCACTTAGGTAGGGTTAGGttagtttttttcttgtaaatgttattgtataatgttcctttttatccaaacaatatgATAGTATTTATAATGTGCATTATTTGCTAGTGTTTGGGCCCCTACACATAAGCTTTAAATAGCTTACCACAGTGTCCCATTTCACATTTCTGCATTATGTCTTGTCTTTTaacttttgtaaataaaattgaacttaatgTACACACTTCTTTCTTAACAAAAAGAGACTCTCCGTTGGGGTTGGGCTGGTCTGACTCGGCCAACGCGGATTGAAAAAAATCAGCCTCCAACTGATCAAGTATTTTACTTCCTTTGACTTTCCATGTCGCGTCATTTACAAAGCTTCTTCTTTGACATGGGTTCAATGGAAAAGGGGTATTTTGGAGTGTTCAAAATACTGCCTTGGAGAAACTGACTTATATGTTGCATAATAATAAAGGATTCATTAAAATACCAGACATTTATAAATGCATGATTCTTTTAGGTTGAATGCAATTTAGCAGGGAATGGGTATACCAGAGCCAAAAATAATTTTAACTTGTTTTCACCTTAATTTTGACAAGGGAAAGACAGGTGACTGGGATGCAGGTGTACAACACTATCACATTTCGCAGTTTgctcaaaagtaaaagttttggAACTTTTATCAAATATATGCTGCTGACCTTTGGCCTTTCAAAGTACGTCCAATTAGATTACAGCTTCCAAACTATACAAgtgtaatttaaaaatgtttcttcAGCATGACTTTAACAGTTATTTGTAGCAATTTGGCATCATGATGTAGTTCATAGTTATCCTTGTTGGTTGACAGATAGTAAATTCAAATACAACTTCAGATTTACGTATGAGGACAATGAAGGTGAAAgatgaaaaactgaaatatgttatttggaCACATTTTGGACACTTAACTATGTGGTAGTAAAGTAAGTAGTAGTAGTGTACAACTGATCAGCACTGACAAATTCCAAATGTGCAAGATCATACGACATGAAAATGTATATGGAGGTATTGATTTCATCTTTTCTTGCATCGTTTATAAGACATTATGTCAAAGCCATTATGACAGTGGCATATATGGTAatgacaaaaagaaacaaaagatgTAACATTATACAGATAAGGTGGGATTCTAAATTTTTTTACACAACGAAACCCTTGCAAATGCTTTCTGATATGTACCCTCCAGTAAAGAGCAAGTTCAATCAACCAGTCCTCACAATTAAGGATTAGGAAGTTTCAACTTTAGATTTCCTTCTTTTACCTCACTGGCCTCTGACCAGTGgccactagggttgggcatcgtttggatattaacgattctgattccgattcttcgtttcgattccggttcttatcgattcttgattctgattctttgagtggtggagttgaaacggatCACATGCTTacttcacaaataagaggaaagttttattttgagtcaaaggtgggttgcagtttgacggggctttttcaatgtaaaataaagccacactagagcaccgctgactgtgctccaaggctgcaacacaacaagcacctggccgctacggaaatcAAAACTCGtgcatattaaatttggaacccatgatcagatttgaaaccaaatcctccaaacgattccaataaagaaacgattccgatggaatcgtaatttttgaaacgattccaagtaggaatcggttctagACGCCCAACCCTAGTGGccactgactctctctctctctgcaattTTTAAACACAGTAACAAGTGGTGGATTAACTCAAGTAATGTACTAGGGCtgtacaattaatcaaattttaatcacgatcacgatttgggcttcccacgatcaaatttgcgtgatcaagcgatatttaaaatgcgtcattctcttcatagaacagtttttgcaaagccaatctagcgctccataaaccactgtctgatcacgtctccatgagccaatcagagctggtccctgcctgcaccgcgcagcttagtttctagatgtagacagtcacagaggacagagtaacgtgaggaaaattccacaacaggtagcagtcggtcatcataagccagtcacaatgtttaccagtttaccagtaaactcaacgttttgtcccgtctgtgttgtttttcagacaacagcagtgaccagtgctagtttgtgtcttttagctcatagctttagcagcagactgttggatgtcctgctgttggaatcctacagtgaaatacagacacactacactgtttagcagtcagcattttagccgtgttttaatccagttactactgtggctaacgtaTAGTTTCTAACATACATTACGCTTAAACATTCAACTAATGTTTGCcttctaacgtgggtttcggagcatcagagcgcaagtgtcagtgtaatgagccacagaaatccatgtagctatttcgtctggtagataccaggcataccaggcaccacattcgccgttaacgtgaacagaaaattgcattgcctgtatctttcacggcaaacatgcatgtgtggaaagcggtcgcacaacagctgaaatggcatactccttcacagtatccttcagtaaaggaggaatgtagcacaatatggatgtattagtaggaatgtagcacaatatggatgtaaaagcagttataattatataattatgtgacaataaaacaagaaataatcgtgataattaatcgtgatctcaatattgatcaaaataatcgtgattatcattttggccataatcgtgcagccctataatgtacttaagtacaaatttgagataCTTATACTtaacttgagtcttttcatgccactttctacttcactacatttcagagcgaaatattgtacttttactccactacattaatctgacatatttagttactagttactttacaaattaagatttttttaaacacaaaacgtagtttataaaatacaaggttttattatacattaaactacccaacaatacataggcctacaagtacagctaaAATGActagccgattaaacacttttcttacttttaatactttaaatacattttcctgatgatacttacatacttttacttaagtaaaatttttACTGCAGgcattttacttgtaacagagtattttataGTGTGGTATTATTACTTTTACGTAAGTAaaaggatctaaatacttcttccaccactgatagtAACATGATCAGCTCCACCCATAGTAGGCAGAGATTTAGTGTCTGATAAGTCTTCAGCACATATTTTCTTTATATTCGTCTTCagtcacaaaacaaacaaaaatgagcacacaaacaaacctacATACCTATGGCTTGTACCCGCAAGTAACACCA from Perca fluviatilis chromosome 20, GENO_Pfluv_1.0, whole genome shotgun sequence encodes the following:
- the hif1aa gene encoding hypoxia inducible factor 1 subunit alpha a, whose amino-acid sequence is MDTGIVPEKKRVSSERRKEKSRDAARSRRGKESEVFYELAQQLPLPHSVSSSLDKASIMRLIISYLRMRKLLSTAKPRAEEETELDTQLNGSYIKALEGFLVVLSEDGDMIYLSENVNKCLGLAQFDLTGHSVFDFIHPCDQDELREMLVYKTGPKKAKESNTERSFFLRMKCTLTSRGRTVNVKSATWKVLHCSGHVRVYDSHTEETPNGHKEPPVPYLVLICDPIQHPSNIEVPLDTKTFLSRHTMDMKFTYCDERITELMGYDPEDLLNRSVYEYYHALDSDHLTKTHHNLFAKGQVSTGQYRMLAKRGGFVWVETQATVIYNNKNSQPQCVVCVNFVLSGIQEEKQILSLEQIEDVKPVKEEEKAVVESSQPDMSLTLPKDEEKGPELDVIKLFTQAVEAQPLASLYDQLKEEPEALTLLAPAAGDTIISLDFSCPDSEIQLLKEVPVYNDVMLPSTSDKLALPLYPLPPSEPLHVTTTSSEDAKAKSYAPATSTTSTSHSSTEADSPLDFCFPMDSEMSSDFKLDLVEKLFAIDTEPKTPFNTQAMEDLDLEMLAPYIPMDDDFQLRSLSPEEPQSGGPVKSLESSPVHVTQDIHSYPSSPFSAPGSRTASPAPLNAPNPATVVAKRTPQLDKEVSLRTLAAQNAQRKRKLGDLIEIIEQGTLPQEEVEQGKKLKASESGTTRTILLLPSDMASRLLGSTSEVTGSLFTLPQLTRYDCEVNAPLQGRQFLLQGEELLRALDHVN